From Drosophila yakuba strain Tai18E2 chromosome 2L, Prin_Dyak_Tai18E2_2.1, whole genome shotgun sequence, one genomic window encodes:
- the LOC26535492 gene encoding uncharacterized protein LOC26535492: protein MADFPICVSASQRELAHLTEQERLTAQLKVKERKKAARAKPKKILGGLLMVNHLKMWHQHRERIKGAISTVDAEAPNFQAARITGVNNLRDEAQMFMKRTKANIQLLVEISRTMRTHGAINPFRYDIVHASSSIPMTLLTLERLERENREFGRRILEVNSEVDSGLSDKRMREARNPAPAAPLELPSQAMAKYEAFNIPLPKSDAELRRLFRPRVYFDIYLKDARPLGRIVVQLYTEAAPLVVLQLIKSCMCNQHTKFMVKRLFPNLWLETDLLLSADSLLHQPLEYDAKVIDHGASTNVLSFSKAYVTGFTHHLSFAISFKPLTVVNGSRVGFGRIVKGSKICECIQSYGTKNGKLSRGLLFTSCGLL from the coding sequence ATGGCTGATTTTCCGATCTGTGTGTCTGCGTCGCAGCGCGAGTTGGCTCACCTCACGGAGCAGGAGCGCCTGACCGCCCAGCTGAAGGTGAAGGAGCGCAAGAAGGCTGCCAGGGCCAAGCCGAAGAAGATCCTGGGCGGCCTCCTGATGGTAAATCACTTGAAGATGTGGCATCAGCATCGTGAGCGGATCAAGGGGGCGATCAGCACGGTGGACGCAGAAGCACCCAACTTTCAGGCGGCGCGCATCACCGGAGTGAACAACCTGCGAGACGAAGCGCAGATGTTCATGAAGCGCACCAAGGCCAACATCCAACTGCTGGTAGAGATTTCGCGGACGATGCGCACCCACGGAGCCATCAATCCCTTTCGCTACGATATAGTGCACGCCAGCTCCAGCATTCCCATGACCCTGCTTACACTCGAAAGACTGGAGCGCGAAAATCGCGAGTTTGGCCGGCGAATTCTGGAGGTAAACAGCGAGGTAGACTCCGGTCTGTCGGACAAGCGGATGCGGGAAGCCAGGAACCCAGCGCCCGCCGCTCCACTGGAGTTGCCATCCCAGGCGATGGCCAAGTACGAGGCCTTCAACATCCCGCTGCCCAAGTCGGACGCCGAGTTACGTCGCCTCTTCCGACCGCGTGTCTACTTTGACATATATCTCAAGGATGCACGACCTCTGGGCAGGATTGTGGTCCAGCTGTACACGGAGGCTGCTCcgctggtggtgctgcagcTGATCAAGTCCTGCATGTGCAATCAACACACCAAGTTTATGGTCAAACGACTGTTCCCCAATCTGTGGCTGGAAACCGATTTGCTGCTGTCGGCGGACTCGCTGCTCCATCAGCCATTGGAGTACGACGCCAAAGTTATTGACCACGGGGCCTCGACGAACGTATTATCCTTCAGCAAGGCTTATGTCACAGGATTCACCCACCACCTGTCCTTTGCCATCTCGTTCAAGCCGCTTACCGTTGTCAATGGATCCCGTGTGGGATTCGGGCGGATTGTGAAGGGCAGCAAGATATGCGAGTGCATTCAGAGTTACGGCACTAAGAACGGAAAGCTCAGCCGGGGTCTGCTTTTTACCAGCTGCGGATTGCTGTAG